The sequence gaatctctctcttGAAATTTCTCCTGCCCCCCTTTCACCTGCCCAAGGCCAGACCCTAATCTGAGTGTGGGTCATAAGAGCTCACCCCAGAGAAAGCTCCTGCCCTATACCCTGGAGGAACAGatgctgcacagagaggccaaaaAGAGTCTGGACAGGCCTTGCGGGGTCTCCCCACCCCGTCTCTTCGTATTAGATCACACCCTTTTTGTCTAATGGCATTTCCACATGGTTGTCCATCCTTTAACCATGTCAATCcaatgaagtctccataaaaggCCCAAGAGGACAGGGTTAGGGGAGCTTCGGGACAGCTGACCACGCGCAGCCTgacaggaaggtgaacaagaactCATCCATGTGCCGGGAAGAAACTCCATGGGGATAGAAGCTCTTGTGCTTGGGACCCTTCCAGATCTCACCCTACGCATCTCTTCATGCGGCTGTTTACTTGTAGCCCATAAAATATCCTTTGTTATACACCAGTAAACTTAAGTATGTGATTCCCGAATTGTGTGAGCTACTCCAGCAATTAATCGAACCCAAGGAGGGAGAAGTGAGAACCCTGACTGAAGCTATTCAGATGTTCTGGAGGCCTGTGCTTATGAATAATAGTGGGGGGTGCAGgcgcagtcttgtgggactgagccctcaacctgtggttTTTCAggctatctccaggtagacagtgtcagaactgaaggacacccagctggtgtctacTGTGGAACTGACTGCTTgcttggtcacagaagtcttctttGTTGATGGTTGTGTtgtgagaggagaggaaaaacacAGTTTGACTTTTTTCCTCCCACATACATAAAACATGTATAGCAGCTACAGATACCAATGCCTTCCCTGGCTGCAAACCTTTTTTATCAACACTAAGACAGTTTCCAAGGGCCGCAATTACTTTGTGGCCTAATCTAATCAACATGACAGAACTTTTCATGAACCTAATATAAAACCAAATTAGGCTAACCAAGAAGCAAGGCCAGACTAGCggaatgggaaaaggacagtccCACTTTTGGAATGTACTAAAAGGCGGCTTTATTTCTGAAAACGGAGCTCCACTATCAGATCTCCCTAACTACATGCAGGGTGTCCATCCATAAGACCCAGTTTTGCTAGGAAATGCGGCTGTCACACTCCACGAGTCAGCTCATGTGCTCCGGATTGTGTGCTCGGCAAACTAGACGAGGGCAAGCTGTCCCACACCTCTCACACAGAACTTCTAGAAAGAAGGGCCtctctgggtgtggtggttcacactggtaatcccagccctttaggaggctgacgcaggtagatcatgtgaggtcaggagttcgagaccagcctgaccaacatggtgaaatcccatctctactaaaaatacaaaaataaataaataaaataaattaaaaataattagctgggcatggcagtgcacacctgtaatctcagctacttcaaaggcggaggcaggagaactgcttgaacctgggaggcagaagctgcagtgagctgagatcacgccaccacactccagcctgggtgataaagcaagactctgtctcaaaaaaataaaataaaaaaaggtccTCCTAGAAATTTATTATAGGAGATTCATCAACCCTTTCACTTAAGACAGTATTCCAGATGCAGCAAGACAGAGAAGGCCAGGCAAAGCCTCATGGCCCCACAGGATCTCTCCATGCTGCAAGGGGAAGGGGTGGCAGTGGATGTGGAGAGAGCAGAGGTCAAGCCCTCTCTGTTCCCAGGCAGTAAGAGGGCCCCTTTCTACAAGACACAAGACAAACCTGTATTTTAAAACCTGTGCATGAAGAGCACCTACCTTGGGCCTTGAGAATAGCAGCTTTTCCTCGGCCAGCCCCTGAgccttggtttttatttttcatgctcTTTAACATTGGTGCATTCTTCAGCATGTCAGGCAAAATCAGAAAGCGGATTTTGCTGCCACGGATGTATACCTGCTCCAGCTGTGCCACTCGGCCATCTCTGTATGTGACTGTGATGTTGGACATCTAGAAGGAAATCAGTGGCTAATCAATTAACAGTCAACAGCACCAGTGGTGGGGAGGGCCTTGACTGGTGGGAGGCGGAAGTCCAGAAAAGCAGACTGACATTGTGAGAAAGCTGGTGAATTACACAGCAATCATCAGTACTAACTATGTACACTAGGGACTGCACTGAGCACTTTACCTAAACAGTTCTCACAACACCTCCAGCGTGGGTATGAGCGCTcccattttttttgagacggagtttcgctcttgttgcccaggttggagtgcaatgacgcggtctcggctcactacaacctctgcctcccaggttcaagcgattctcttgcttcagcctcccgagtagctgggattacaggcatgcgtcaccatgtccggctaattttgtatttttagtagaggcgggtttcaacaggttggtcaggctcgtctcgaactcctgacctcaggtgatctgcccgcctcggcctcccaaagtgttaggattacaggcgtgagccactgtgcccagccgagtgCTCCCATTTTTACAGGTTAAAAAAACCAAAGCAGTTATCCAAGGTCAAACAGCAGAAATGCAGGGAACTCCAGATTCGAACCAGTTGGCCTAGCTTCAGAGCCCTGGCTGTGCAGCAAAGATGTGAAGAGCTCTTGAAGGTGCTAAACTCTAACTAAAACAGCTTCAAACTGCTGGTCCAAACTGTCTTCCCCTGCATTGCCTGGCACTCAGATTTCAAAGGCATCATGAAGGTCACGAGTATATACCAGATGTGGTTCTGACCCTCCAGAGTGCATACTCTAGAATGTGAGACAGAACCCTATAGCTTGGGTGACTAGGGACTGAGAAATGGAGGTGGTACCACAGGGCCTACACAAAGGGCCTGAAATTACTGGAGGGGTATGAGGCAACAGCTTGCACAAGGAAAAGAGCAGGCACTGGACAGGGTCATTACTTCAGATAAGAGTCAAGTTTATCAATAGAGGAAAGATCAATAGGGTTAAGGCAGCACTTAGGAAAGATAAATGTGTCAACAAGGATAGACGGTAGGATGGACAAATGAGGAGCCTGAAGGTGAGACCAGCTTGGCATGGGAGGGTGATACCAATCTGCCAGCATCAACCTCAACAAGTACCACGTTTACAGAAAAAGCAGCTCACTGTATAAACCTTCTAAAGGGAGAGGACTATAATTTATTCAGAATGGGTCAGCCCATGTTGTAGAGAGATGGGCTGTCTCCCAGATTTCTGTCTAGCTAGATGCCATCTTatactcattcattcttttcctCAAGTGCTAACAGGCCACCCAGCCTCTGCTTGAACACTCAGCGAGAAAAGAACAActatgggccgggtgtggtggctcatgtctgtaatatcaacactttgggaggtcaaggtgggaggatcacttgagcccaggagttttgagaccagcctgggcaacacagtgagacctcatctgtacaaaaattagctgggtgtggtggcacgtgcctgtagtccagctactcgggaagctgaggtgaaaggatcacttggttctgggaggttgaggctgcagggaactgtgatggagccactgcaccccagcctgggccacagagcaagattctctcaaaaagcaaacaaacataacTATGCTCTGGGGCCACCCCTGTGGTATATGAGCAGTTTCTAGAGGAATGGTTTCTAGAGCTTCCACCCACTATCCCTGTTCTACCTTCAGAGGCACCAGGGCTCCAGTTTCCCATAAATCTTCTGCTCTAGGCTCCTCACTCCCAGCCTGTTATCAAATTTTCATCCAGTTCCCAAGTCCTTACCAATCCTTTTCTTCCCCTGAAGAATACCATAACCTCTAGTGCCACAAATGAACACCAGGTATGGTTAGACTACCCAAGAGAGAAACTGGATACAACTCAGGCTCACCTGAATCTGCTGACAATTGAAATGTGTTTTGGGGCTGGGTGCGggggttcatgcctataatcccagcactttgggaggccaaggtgggtggatcacctgaggtcaggagtttgagaccagtctggcaaacatggtgaaaccccatctctactaaaaatacaaaaattagctcggtatggtggcaaacacctacttgggaggctgaggcaggagaaaatcacttgaacccaggaggtacaggttgcagtgagctaagatcacaccactgtattccagcctgggcaacagagcgagactccgtctcaaaaaaaaaaaaaaaaaaacaggtgtttTGGAGACTGTGCCACACTCATGACTCTGTAAAATAGACCTAAAGACCTATAGGTGAGATCCAGCTCTGCCATTTGTCAGAAGTGTAACCCCAGATACATCTCcaggcttctctgagcctccgttCCCTCACCTACAAAGCTGAGGAAAATACAAGACGACAAAgccaacatttactgaacacttattaGACATCAAGTGCTGGCCCAGGTGATTTCCCCACAGCAGCTCATGTCACCCCACAAAATCCTACAAGGTAAAGAGATGAAGTGACATAGCCATTCAGAGGCAGATCTGTCCCCAGAAATCCATGCCCTTTCCCCCTATTCTCCTGCTTGAGGTCACACCATGCTTACATGGCCTGGCTGGAGTTTGAACCCAGTTCTGTCTAACTCACACTCTTAACCACTGCATCTGATCACACCTCCTGAAATTGTTAAAAAGTAAactaggccaggcgcaatggttcatgcctgtaatcccagcactttcggaggccaaggtgggaggactgcttgaggtcaggagtttgagaccagcctgggaaacatagcaagaacccatctctacaaaaatttttaacaattagccaggtgtggtggtgcatgcctgcagtcccagctacttgggaggctgaggtgggaggatggctggagcccaggagttcaagggtacagtgagctatgattacaatactgcattccagcctgggcaacagagtaagaccctgtcaaaaaaacaaacaaacaaacaaaccaaagtaAACAAGCTAAAGTATGTCTAAATGCTGTCTCTATTGCCTAACACACAATAGAGACTCAGTAAATGCTAAATCTGATTGACAGTTAAAATGTGTTTTGGGAGTTGTGCCACTGCTAAGCCATACTCCCTCCAGCACATAGGGGCACATCTCACTCCTTTCCTGACAGAAGCCGTTGCATAAGTCCAACAAGACTTAATCTAGGCATTTCCATAAATGAAC comes from Macaca mulatta isolate MMU2019108-1 chromosome 10, T2T-MMU8v2.0, whole genome shotgun sequence and encodes:
- the SNRPD3 gene encoding small nuclear ribonucleoprotein Sm D3 isoform X1, whose amino-acid sequence is MSIGVPIKVLHEAEGHIVTCETNTGEVYRGKLIEAEDNMNCQMSNITVTYRDGRVAQLEQVYIRGSKIRFLILPDMLKNAPMLKSMKNKNQGSGAGRGKAAILKAQVAARGRGRGMGRGNIFQKRR